Proteins encoded together in one Formosa sp. Hel3_A1_48 window:
- a CDS encoding DUF6252 family protein — MKYFLFILLLPLAFLSCQDDIQTSSPTFQGLQQGDFVWRSTVRTATVQSSGVLSISGSDGYGTMIISLPEAAVGVYTLGQGELSTITFTEGITTYSTQNNGTEFPVYLGDGQVTLEEVNTVSKTLKGSFYFNSYDDEGSKYLNFSEGVFYNLRYID; from the coding sequence ATGAAATACTTCTTATTTATTCTTTTACTTCCTTTAGCTTTTTTAAGTTGTCAGGACGATATACAAACCAGTTCGCCGACTTTTCAGGGGCTACAACAGGGCGATTTTGTATGGCGCTCTACTGTACGTACAGCTACTGTGCAAAGCTCTGGAGTGTTGAGTATTTCGGGTAGCGATGGTTACGGCACCATGATTATAAGCCTTCCAGAAGCTGCTGTCGGGGTCTACACTTTAGGTCAAGGTGAGCTATCAACAATCACTTTTACAGAAGGAATCACAACTTACTCTACTCAAAACAACGGTACAGAATTCCCCGTCTACTTAGGCGATGGGCAGGTTACTCTAGAGGAAGTAAATACTGTATCAAAAACGCTCAAAGGATCTTTCTATTTTAATTCGTACGACGATGAGGGTAGTAAGTATTTGAACTTTTCTGAAGGGGTGTTTTATAATTTGAGGTATATCGACTAA
- a CDS encoding 30S ribosomal protein S16, which produces MPVKLRLQRHGKKGKPFYWIVAADSRSKRDGRFLEKLGTYNPNTNPAQIELNVDGAVQWLEKGAQPTDTTRTILSHEGVMLKKHLAGGVKKGALTEEQAEEKFQAWVTEKQAKIDAKKSDLQKAKDAEAAKAFAAEKAANEARIAAAAPVVEEATEDTAEETTEASNEEE; this is translated from the coding sequence ATGCCTGTAAAACTAAGATTACAAAGACACGGAAAAAAAGGAAAACCATTTTATTGGATTGTTGCCGCAGATTCGCGCTCCAAAAGAGATGGCCGTTTTCTTGAAAAACTAGGAACGTACAACCCAAACACCAATCCTGCACAGATTGAACTCAACGTTGATGGTGCAGTACAATGGTTAGAAAAGGGTGCACAACCCACAGACACCACACGCACAATTTTGTCGCACGAGGGTGTAATGTTGAAAAAACATCTTGCTGGTGGAGTGAAAAAAGGCGCTTTAACGGAAGAACAAGCAGAAGAAAAATTCCAAGCTTGGGTAACTGAAAAGCAAGCCAAAATTGACGCTAAGAAATCGGATCTCCAAAAAGCTAAAGACGCCGAAGCTGCAAAAGCATTTGCTGCAGAAAAAGCGGCTAATGAAGCGCGAATTGCTGCCGCTGCACCAGTAGTGGAAGAAGCGACTGAAGATACTGCCGAAGAAACAACAGAAGCGTCTAACGAAGAAGAATAA
- the rimM gene encoding ribosome maturation factor RimM (Essential for efficient processing of 16S rRNA), which yields MKKEDCFYLGKIVKKYSFKGEVLLKLDTDQPELYEHLDALFLDINNSLIPYFVDKSQLHKSNLLRLKFEDVSSEIDAEQLLKKEVYLPLALLPKLEGNTFYYHEIIGFHIVDENFGSVGLISGVNDSSAQVLFEIDRNGIEILIPLNDDIISSVDRTNKTVTVNTPPGLIDLYLE from the coding sequence ATGAAAAAAGAAGATTGTTTTTACCTCGGAAAAATCGTAAAAAAGTACAGCTTTAAAGGCGAAGTACTACTGAAACTTGACACAGACCAACCCGAGCTTTACGAACACCTTGACGCCCTTTTTTTGGACATCAACAACAGTTTGATTCCTTATTTTGTTGACAAATCACAACTGCACAAATCCAATCTGTTACGCTTAAAATTTGAAGATGTATCCTCAGAGATAGACGCAGAACAATTACTTAAAAAAGAAGTATACCTTCCCCTAGCCTTATTGCCAAAACTAGAAGGCAATACATTTTATTACCACGAAATTATTGGTTTTCATATCGTTGATGAAAATTTTGGCTCAGTTGGACTCATTTCAGGGGTTAATGACAGCAGCGCTCAAGTGCTTTTTGAAATAGACCGTAACGGTATAGAAATTTTAATTCCCTTAAATGACGATATCATTTCTAGTGTTGACCGTACTAATAAAACAGTCACAGTAAACACACCACCGGGACTCATTGATTTATATCTCGAATAA
- a CDS encoding tRNA1(Val) (adenine(37)-N6)-methyltransferase, translated as MALEAFEFKQFSVAHDRCAMKVGTDAVLLGAWASVDHRPNAILDIGAGSGILALMLAQRSAAELIDALEIDASAYEQCVANFEQSPWGDRLFCYHASLEEYTEEIEDKYDLIVSNPPFYTNPFHTQNDARNRARFEHAMPFKHLIASVDKLLFDDGQFCVIVPYSAEKTFCSLAKEQGLFCHNILYVRGEKQGEIKRCLMAFSFENRQTDRQEMYLEDGRHSYSEAYKSMTKEFYLKF; from the coding sequence ATGGCCTTGGAAGCATTTGAATTCAAACAATTTAGTGTCGCACACGATCGGTGTGCAATGAAAGTGGGTACAGATGCTGTTTTACTTGGTGCTTGGGCTTCTGTAGATCATCGGCCAAATGCAATTTTGGATATTGGTGCAGGATCGGGGATTTTAGCCCTTATGCTTGCGCAACGCAGTGCCGCAGAACTCATTGATGCGCTTGAAATTGATGCCTCAGCTTATGAGCAATGTGTAGCCAATTTTGAACAATCACCATGGGGCGATCGTTTGTTTTGCTACCACGCTAGTCTAGAAGAATATACAGAAGAAATCGAAGACAAATACGATCTTATTGTATCGAATCCTCCATTTTACACCAACCCTTTTCATACACAAAACGATGCGCGAAATAGAGCGCGTTTTGAACACGCTATGCCCTTTAAGCACCTTATCGCTTCGGTTGATAAATTACTGTTTGACGACGGTCAATTTTGTGTTATTGTCCCCTACAGTGCAGAAAAAACGTTTTGTAGTTTGGCCAAAGAGCAAGGGTTGTTTTGCCATAATATATTGTATGTTCGTGGCGAAAAACAAGGAGAAATCAAGCGTTGCCTGATGGCCTTTTCATTTGAAAATCGACAAACGGACCGCCAAGAAATGTATCTTGAAGATGGTCGCCACAGCTATAGTGAGGCCTACAAAAGCATGACAAAAGAATTTTATTTAAAATTCTAA
- a CDS encoding acyl-CoA dehydrogenase family protein, with amino-acid sequence MKPDLFEAPDYYNLDDLFSEEHKLVRDAAREWVKRDVSPIIETYAQKAEFPKQIIGGLAEIGAFGPYIPETYGGAGLDQISYGLIMQEIERGDSGVRSTASVQSSLVMYPIWKYGNEEQRQKYLPKLASGAFMGAFGLTEPNHGSNPGGMTTNYKDMGDHYLLNGAKLWISNAPFCDVAVVWAKNEEGRIHGLIVERSMEGFSTPETHNKWSLRASATGELIFQDVKVPKGNLLPNKSGLGAPLGCLDSARYGIAWGAIGAAMDCYDTALRYAKERVQFGKPIAGFQLQQKKLAEMITEITKAQLLAFRLGQLKNEDKATSAQISMAKRNNVDMALKVAREARQILGGMGITGEYSIMRHMMNLESVVTYEGTHDIHLLITGLDITGLNAFK; translated from the coding sequence ATGAAACCAGACCTCTTTGAAGCACCCGATTATTACAATTTAGACGATTTATTTAGCGAAGAACACAAGCTTGTTCGTGATGCTGCTCGAGAATGGGTTAAGCGAGATGTCTCACCCATTATTGAAACTTATGCGCAAAAAGCGGAATTTCCAAAACAAATTATCGGAGGATTAGCAGAAATTGGTGCCTTTGGGCCCTATATTCCAGAAACCTATGGAGGTGCAGGTCTAGATCAAATTTCATATGGACTGATTATGCAAGAAATTGAACGTGGCGATTCTGGAGTTCGCAGTACCGCATCGGTGCAATCTTCATTGGTAATGTATCCAATTTGGAAGTATGGTAATGAAGAACAACGTCAAAAATATTTACCAAAACTCGCCTCAGGAGCATTTATGGGTGCTTTTGGACTTACTGAACCCAATCACGGAAGTAATCCTGGGGGTATGACCACAAATTATAAAGATATGGGCGACCATTACTTGCTGAATGGTGCAAAACTATGGATCTCTAACGCTCCTTTTTGCGATGTTGCAGTGGTATGGGCAAAAAATGAAGAAGGCCGTATTCATGGGCTTATTGTTGAGCGGAGTATGGAAGGCTTTTCTACGCCAGAAACACACAACAAATGGTCGTTAAGAGCTAGTGCAACTGGTGAGCTTATTTTTCAAGATGTTAAAGTTCCAAAAGGAAATTTATTACCTAACAAATCTGGATTAGGCGCACCGCTTGGTTGTTTGGATTCTGCGCGCTATGGCATTGCATGGGGTGCTATTGGTGCAGCAATGGATTGCTACGATACCGCTTTGCGTTATGCCAAAGAACGTGTTCAATTTGGAAAACCTATTGCAGGCTTTCAACTGCAACAGAAAAAATTGGCCGAAATGATTACTGAAATCACTAAAGCACAATTGTTGGCCTTCCGGTTGGGACAATTAAAAAATGAAGATAAAGCTACTTCGGCACAAATTTCTATGGCCAAAAGAAATAATGTAGATATGGCCTTAAAGGTTGCTCGTGAAGCCCGACAGATTCTTGGCGGAATGGGGATCACAGGCGAATACAGTATTATGCGCCATATGATGAATTTAGAAAGTGTTGTGACTTACGAGGGTACACACGACATACACTTACTCATTACTGGACTTGATATAACAGGACTTAATGCGTTTAAATAA
- a CDS encoding SGNH/GDSL hydrolase family protein: MRLNNKLLVLFFGLSFILNMSVLSCNTKAEIPYVAPYAGGEDEEEEEEEEEQDDEVPRTFKLLSLGDSYTIGQSVCISCRFPEQLKDSLIENFNSQDIFSLEIIAQTGWTTTNLKSAIASANPTADFDLVTLLIGVNNQYQNKPFSLYQTEFIELVDTAISLVGGEASNLIVVSIPDYAYTPFGQNSNSETISAELETYNNYAQNYCNTNGLTYVYITDITQQGLNNPDLVASDNLHPSSLAYSKFVERILPFAIEKIE, translated from the coding sequence ATGCGTTTAAATAATAAACTTCTCGTATTGTTTTTTGGACTGTCATTTATTTTGAACATGTCTGTCCTAAGCTGCAATACAAAAGCTGAAATACCATATGTTGCCCCTTATGCTGGAGGTGAAGACGAAGAAGAGGAAGAAGAGGAAGAAGAACAGGACGATGAAGTACCGCGCACATTCAAATTATTATCCTTAGGCGATAGCTATACCATTGGGCAGAGTGTGTGTATAAGTTGTCGTTTTCCAGAACAACTCAAAGACAGCTTAATTGAAAACTTTAACAGTCAGGATATTTTTTCTTTGGAAATCATCGCGCAAACGGGTTGGACAACTACAAATTTAAAATCTGCCATAGCAAGCGCTAATCCAACAGCAGATTTTGACTTGGTAACTTTACTCATAGGAGTCAATAATCAATATCAAAATAAACCTTTTTCATTATATCAAACAGAGTTTATTGAGTTAGTGGATACCGCTATTTCTCTGGTAGGTGGCGAAGCATCAAACCTCATTGTCGTTTCCATTCCCGACTACGCCTACACACCATTTGGACAAAATTCAAACTCCGAAACCATTTCAGCAGAGCTAGAGACCTACAACAATTACGCACAAAATTATTGCAACACCAACGGGTTGACTTATGTTTATATCACAGACATTACTCAACAAGGGCTCAATAATCCTGACTTGGTTGCTTCAGATAACCTACACCCTTCTAGCTTGGCGTACTCCAAATTTGTTGAGCGCATACTCCCATTTGCTATAGAAAAAATTGAATAA
- a CDS encoding 2Fe-2S iron-sulfur cluster-binding protein, with protein MSSDIHIKITDRNGTTHAVEAPTDMALNLMEVVRMYELAPEGTIGVCGGMAMCASCQCYIHSTHDLVDKSDDEEAMLSEAFHVKPNSRLGCQIQVFPELEGLEIELAPEE; from the coding sequence ATGTCTTCAGATATTCACATAAAAATTACAGACCGCAATGGAACAACTCATGCTGTTGAGGCGCCCACTGATATGGCTCTGAATTTGATGGAAGTTGTGCGCATGTACGAACTTGCTCCAGAAGGGACTATTGGCGTTTGTGGTGGTATGGCCATGTGTGCTTCCTGCCAATGTTATATCCACAGTACACACGATTTAGTTGATAAATCAGATGATGAAGAGGCCATGCTTAGCGAGGCGTTTCACGTCAAGCCAAATAGTCGATTAGGTTGTCAAATTCAAGTCTTTCCTGAGTTAGAAGGATTGGAAATTGAATTGGCTCCGGAAGAGTAA
- a CDS encoding NAD(P)/FAD-dependent oxidoreductase, translating into MIKTDILIIGAGPTGLFAVFEAGLLKLKCHLIDALPQPGGQCSEIYPKKPIYDIPAYPEILAGELTEKLLEQSKQFEPGLTLGERAETIEKQSDGTFVVTTNKGTQHCAPVVAIAGGLGSFEPRKPALENIENFEDKGVSYMIKDPEVYRDKRVVIAGGGDSALDWSIFLSAVAKEVTLIHRRTEFRGALDSVDKVQELKNNGVINLITPAEVTGLFGADCLEFIEVTKTDEAPQRIKTDAFIPLFGLSPKLGPIANWGLEIEKNAIKVNNALDYQTNIPGVFAIGDVNTYPGKLKLILCGFHEATLMCQAAYKIINPGKRLVLKYTTVSGINGFDGTRKEAPKSVVKSIN; encoded by the coding sequence ATGATCAAAACAGATATTCTTATTATTGGCGCAGGGCCAACAGGGCTATTTGCTGTCTTTGAAGCAGGATTGCTCAAGCTTAAATGCCACCTAATAGATGCACTGCCTCAGCCCGGTGGCCAATGTTCTGAAATTTATCCCAAAAAACCAATCTACGATATTCCAGCCTATCCAGAAATTTTAGCTGGCGAACTTACAGAAAAATTATTAGAGCAATCTAAACAATTTGAACCTGGTCTCACCCTTGGTGAGCGTGCAGAAACTATTGAAAAGCAAAGCGATGGAACTTTCGTTGTAACAACCAACAAAGGGACACAGCATTGTGCGCCTGTCGTCGCAATTGCAGGAGGATTAGGGAGTTTTGAACCACGAAAGCCAGCCCTAGAAAATATTGAAAATTTTGAAGATAAAGGGGTGTCTTACATGATTAAAGATCCCGAAGTTTATCGCGATAAGCGTGTGGTTATTGCAGGTGGAGGGGATTCCGCATTGGACTGGTCAATTTTTTTAAGTGCCGTTGCTAAAGAAGTTACATTGATTCATAGAAGAACAGAATTTAGGGGCGCTTTAGATTCTGTTGACAAAGTGCAGGAACTTAAAAACAATGGGGTTATTAATTTGATTACGCCTGCTGAGGTTACGGGTCTTTTTGGTGCTGATTGTTTAGAATTTATAGAAGTCACAAAAACAGATGAAGCACCACAACGTATCAAAACAGATGCGTTTATTCCACTGTTTGGGCTATCCCCTAAACTGGGGCCAATTGCCAATTGGGGATTAGAAATCGAAAAAAATGCCATTAAAGTAAATAATGCATTAGATTATCAGACCAATATTCCAGGGGTTTTCGCCATTGGAGATGTGAATACCTATCCCGGAAAATTGAAATTGATTTTATGCGGTTTTCACGAAGCCACACTGATGTGCCAGGCAGCTTACAAAATCATCAATCCAGGAAAGCGTCTTGTGCTTAAATACACAACTGTAAGTGGTATTAATGGCTTTGATGGAACTCGCAAAGAAGCGCCCAAGAGTGTTGTAAAATCAATTAATTGA
- a CDS encoding NifU family protein: MSTEELQKNVEKALDEIRPFLQNDGGNINLIAIENDEVVKVQLIGACSSCSVNQMTLKSGVEMTIKKYAPQIQSVINIEA, from the coding sequence ATGAGTACAGAAGAATTGCAAAAAAATGTAGAGAAAGCATTGGATGAAATTCGTCCATTTCTTCAAAATGATGGAGGGAATATTAACCTCATTGCCATAGAAAATGATGAGGTGGTCAAAGTTCAACTCATTGGCGCGTGCTCTTCGTGTAGTGTCAATCAAATGACTTTAAAGTCTGGTGTAGAGATGACCATTAAAAAATATGCGCCTCAAATTCAATCTGTAATCAATATTGAAGCTTAG
- a CDS encoding Mrp/NBP35 family ATP-binding protein: MKFTKQDIQNALKTLTVPGEGKNMIESQAVKNIVVFGDEVVVDITISNPSLQAKKRTEVDIMKTIHELVYSKAKIQVNVKVEANKAPKNEIKGKPIPGIKHIIAIASGKGGVGKSTITSNMAVTLAKMGFKVGVLDADIYGPSIPLMFDVALERPLAVQVNGASKMQPVENYGVKILSIGFFTKPNQAVVWRGPMAAKALNQMIFDAAWGELDFLLIDLPPGTGDIHLSIMQSLPITGAVVVSTPQNVALADAKKGVAMFQQESINVPVLGIIENMAYFVPEELPDHKYYIFGQEGARHLASDLEVSFLGEIPIVQSIREAGDFGRPAAMQSNTPLESSFREITQNVVQEVVRRNKSLPPTEAIKITTMAGCSAVKN; this comes from the coding sequence TTGAAATTTACAAAACAAGACATACAAAACGCGTTGAAGACCCTTACTGTACCAGGAGAAGGTAAGAATATGATTGAAAGTCAGGCGGTTAAAAACATTGTTGTTTTTGGTGATGAAGTCGTTGTAGATATCACGATTTCCAATCCTAGCCTTCAGGCCAAAAAGCGTACCGAAGTGGACATCATGAAAACCATTCATGAGTTGGTATATTCCAAAGCCAAAATCCAAGTCAATGTGAAAGTTGAAGCGAATAAAGCGCCAAAAAATGAAATCAAGGGTAAACCCATCCCTGGGATCAAACACATCATCGCAATAGCGTCTGGTAAAGGCGGAGTTGGCAAGTCTACAATTACTTCGAATATGGCCGTTACATTGGCTAAAATGGGTTTTAAGGTTGGTGTTTTAGATGCCGATATTTATGGTCCTTCTATTCCTTTGATGTTTGATGTTGCGCTAGAACGACCATTGGCCGTACAAGTCAATGGTGCTTCTAAAATGCAACCTGTCGAAAATTATGGAGTCAAAATACTTTCGATTGGATTTTTTACCAAACCAAATCAAGCTGTAGTTTGGCGTGGTCCTATGGCTGCTAAAGCACTAAATCAAATGATTTTTGATGCTGCTTGGGGTGAATTAGATTTTTTATTGATTGATTTACCACCAGGAACAGGAGACATTCACTTGAGTATCATGCAGTCTTTACCCATTACTGGAGCTGTGGTTGTCAGTACTCCACAAAATGTTGCACTTGCTGATGCTAAAAAGGGAGTAGCTATGTTCCAACAAGAAAGCATCAATGTACCAGTATTGGGCATCATTGAAAATATGGCCTATTTTGTACCTGAGGAATTACCAGACCACAAATACTATATTTTCGGTCAAGAAGGAGCAAGACATCTAGCAAGTGATCTTGAGGTTTCATTTTTGGGCGAGATTCCCATTGTACAAAGTATTCGAGAAGCCGGCGATTTTGGTCGCCCGGCAGCCATGCAATCCAATACGCCATTAGAGTCTTCATTTAGAGAAATCACTCAAAATGTAGTTCAAGAGGTTGTTAGGCGTAACAAAAGTTTACCACCAACAGAAGCCATAAAAATTACAACAATGGCGGGTTGTAGTGCTGTAAAAAATTAA
- a CDS encoding MGMT family protein has translation MSESFSFFEKCYTVARQIPYGRVTTYGAIARHLASPQSARAVGYAMTASHAKDVPAHRVVNRTGLLTGKHHFEGINLMQQLLENEGIEVKNNQIQNFEIVFWDPSKEL, from the coding sequence ATGTCGGAATCTTTTAGTTTTTTTGAAAAATGTTATACAGTAGCACGTCAAATTCCATATGGGCGTGTCACAACTTATGGAGCCATTGCACGCCATTTGGCTTCGCCACAAAGCGCAAGAGCCGTGGGCTATGCAATGACCGCGTCTCACGCAAAAGACGTTCCCGCGCACCGAGTGGTCAACAGAACCGGATTGCTCACAGGCAAACATCATTTTGAGGGCATAAATTTGATGCAGCAACTTTTAGAAAATGAAGGAATTGAAGTCAAAAATAACCAAATTCAAAATTTTGAAATTGTATTTTGGGATCCATCAAAAGAACTTTAG
- a CDS encoding LysE family translocator: MSNTLIFFISLLISFIGVIPPGMLNVSAAKISLNEGHNRSFMFSFGVCVVVAIQVYIGVVFAKYLNLHPEITVILKRVAFVIFLLVSAYFFNTAKSSTLAIEHPVRSKQSRFFQGIFMSALNIFPIPFQAYVVTTLLSYGWMSLEATTIGTYVSGAVMGTFMALYVYILFFDTLKNTKIASPKNMNYCIGVITLVVAIATLINLLRQN; encoded by the coding sequence TTGAGTAATACACTAATTTTTTTCATCAGTCTCTTGATTTCTTTTATTGGAGTTATTCCCCCAGGAATGCTCAATGTGTCTGCTGCTAAAATCAGTTTGAATGAAGGGCATAACAGAAGTTTTATGTTTTCTTTTGGGGTATGTGTTGTTGTAGCTATTCAAGTTTATATCGGTGTAGTTTTTGCTAAATATCTTAACCTTCATCCTGAGATTACGGTTATTTTGAAGCGGGTGGCCTTTGTCATTTTTTTGTTGGTTTCAGCCTATTTTTTCAACACGGCAAAATCGTCTACCTTGGCAATAGAACACCCTGTAAGAAGTAAACAAAGCCGTTTTTTTCAAGGAATATTTATGTCTGCACTGAATATTTTCCCCATTCCTTTTCAGGCCTATGTAGTCACTACGCTGCTGTCTTATGGTTGGATGAGTTTAGAAGCTACAACTATTGGAACCTATGTCTCTGGTGCAGTCATGGGAACATTTATGGCCTTGTATGTTTATATTTTGTTTTTTGACACTCTGAAAAACACAAAAATAGCCAGTCCAAAAAACATGAACTATTGCATTGGTGTTATCACTTTAGTCGTGGCAATTGCCACTTTGATTAATCTTCTAAGGCAGAATTAA
- the trmB gene encoding tRNA (guanosine(46)-N7)-methyltransferase TrmB, with the protein MGSKNKLKRFRENETFHNVLQPKRADLVDAIFPFKGKWGADFFKNNNPLVLELGCGKGEYTVGLAKRYPHKNFIGIDIKGARFWRGAKTAIEDQLPNVAFIRAQIELIEHLFAENEVAEIWITFPDPQIKYKRTKHRLTNDAFLKRYKHILNDTGVVHLKTDSEFMHGYTLGLLHGRGHEVQYANHDVYHQEGSPDEVTGIQTFYETTYLEKNKAITYIRFKIN; encoded by the coding sequence GTGGGAAGCAAAAATAAACTCAAAAGATTTCGAGAAAATGAAACATTTCACAATGTACTTCAGCCCAAACGTGCGGATCTTGTGGATGCTATATTTCCATTTAAAGGAAAATGGGGTGCGGATTTTTTTAAAAACAACAATCCATTAGTTTTGGAACTGGGCTGTGGAAAGGGTGAATACACTGTCGGTCTAGCCAAGCGTTATCCCCACAAAAATTTTATTGGGATTGACATCAAAGGTGCGCGTTTTTGGCGTGGTGCCAAAACAGCAATAGAAGATCAACTCCCTAATGTAGCTTTTATTCGGGCACAAATTGAACTGATAGAACATTTGTTTGCTGAAAATGAAGTTGCTGAAATTTGGATTACTTTTCCCGACCCACAAATCAAGTACAAACGTACCAAACACCGTCTGACCAACGATGCGTTTTTGAAACGTTACAAACATATCCTAAACGATACTGGCGTTGTTCACCTCAAAACAGATAGTGAGTTTATGCATGGCTACACCCTTGGGTTGTTGCATGGCCGAGGCCATGAGGTGCAATATGCCAACCACGATGTGTATCATCAAGAAGGAAGTCCAGACGAAGTTACTGGCATTCAAACCTTTTATGAAACCACGTATTTAGAAAAAAACAAAGCAATTACTTATATTAGATTCAAAATCAATTAA
- a CDS encoding sensor histidine kinase gives MSSSLKKTYKFAGTTALLLTFFLTLFLSVFLFYIDQFNGKLIILSSLFCFVLSFILIQYRVDRYIFKRIEKIYNDVIFLESETGPVNSVPLSTDLDFLSKELSKYTRLKKMELESFRAREEFRKEFVGNVAHELKTPLFTVQGYIATLLDGAMEDSEVLEKYLKRADKGVDRLIYIVKDLDMITKIEFGDAKLEKTNFDILELINNVFEQLEMKAKKKNITLSLDELSTCSVYVHADMERIQQVVSNLLVNSIKYGHNNGTTEVNVESLNKDKVVVRITDNGEGIEEEHIPRLFERFYRVDKSGARSEGGSGLGLAIVKHIIEAHEEKIFIESKYGIGSEFSFTLQKQE, from the coding sequence ATGAGTTCATCACTGAAAAAAACCTATAAATTTGCAGGCACTACAGCGCTGCTTTTGACGTTTTTTCTTACACTCTTTCTGAGTGTTTTTTTGTTTTACATTGATCAGTTCAACGGAAAACTCATTATTCTAAGTTCACTCTTTTGTTTTGTACTGTCTTTTATTCTGATTCAATACCGCGTCGATCGTTATATCTTCAAAAGAATTGAAAAAATTTACAATGATGTCATCTTTTTAGAATCTGAGACTGGGCCAGTGAACAGTGTACCCCTTTCTACGGATTTAGATTTTTTATCTAAAGAACTTAGCAAATACACACGACTAAAAAAAATGGAGTTAGAGTCTTTTCGTGCGCGCGAAGAATTCCGAAAGGAGTTTGTGGGTAATGTAGCCCATGAACTCAAAACGCCTTTATTTACGGTGCAAGGCTATATTGCTACATTGTTGGATGGGGCAATGGAGGATTCAGAGGTATTGGAAAAGTATTTAAAGAGAGCCGATAAAGGCGTCGATCGCTTAATCTATATTGTGAAAGATTTGGATATGATCACTAAGATAGAATTTGGTGATGCCAAATTGGAAAAAACAAATTTTGATATCTTAGAATTGATAAATAATGTCTTTGAACAATTGGAAATGAAAGCCAAAAAGAAAAACATCACGCTTTCATTGGACGAACTTTCGACCTGCTCAGTATATGTCCATGCCGATATGGAACGGATTCAACAAGTAGTCTCCAATCTTTTGGTCAATTCTATTAAATACGGCCATAACAATGGTACCACAGAAGTTAATGTAGAATCATTAAACAAAGACAAAGTCGTGGTACGCATTACCGACAATGGCGAAGGCATAGAGGAAGAACATATTCCACGTCTTTTTGAGCGGTTTTATAGAGTTGATAAAAGTGGTGCTCGTAGCGAAGGAGGTTCCGGACTTGGACTCGCTATTGTAAAACACATTATTGAAGCACATGAGGAGAAAATCTTTATTGAAAGCAAGTACGGTATAGGAAGTGAGTTTTCATTTACCCTCCAAAAACAGGAATAA
- a CDS encoding response regulator transcription factor codes for MSNSNVKILLVDDEPDILEIISYNLSAQGYNVFTANNGLQAIKKAKKEQPQLIILDVMMPEMDGIEACEQIRKIPELQHTLITFLTARGEDYSQVAGFEAGADDYITKPIKPKVLVSKIKSLLRRLNTKIDSPSKDLIELEDLIIDREAYKIIFKGEDVILPRKEFELLYLLASKPGKVFKREDILDKIWGNEVVVGGRTIDVHIRKLREKLGDKRFKTIKGVGYKFQSK; via the coding sequence ATGAGCAATTCAAACGTTAAAATTCTTTTGGTTGATGATGAGCCCGATATTTTGGAAATCATCAGTTACAACCTCTCGGCACAGGGCTACAACGTATTTACGGCCAACAATGGACTACAAGCCATAAAAAAAGCCAAAAAAGAACAACCCCAACTCATCATTTTAGATGTCATGATGCCCGAAATGGACGGCATTGAGGCCTGTGAGCAGATCCGAAAAATTCCTGAGCTTCAACATACGCTCATCACCTTTCTTACAGCGCGTGGCGAAGATTATTCGCAAGTTGCAGGTTTTGAAGCTGGTGCAGATGATTACATTACCAAACCCATTAAACCAAAAGTCTTGGTCAGCAAAATCAAATCTTTGCTAAGACGCTTAAATACTAAAATCGATAGCCCATCCAAAGACCTTATTGAATTAGAAGATTTGATCATCGATAGAGAGGCCTACAAAATTATTTTTAAAGGAGAGGATGTCATTTTACCACGTAAAGAATTTGAATTGCTGTATTTGTTGGCATCAAAACCTGGAAAAGTCTTTAAACGCGAAGATATCCTTGATAAAATTTGGGGGAATGAAGTGGTTGTTGGTGGAAGAACGATTGATGTTCATATCCGTAAGCTCCGCGAAAAATTGGGTGATAAACGCTTCAAAACCATAAAAGGCGTTGGGTATAAGTTTCAAAGCAAATGA